Proteins found in one uncultured Campylobacter sp. genomic segment:
- a CDS encoding iron-containing alcohol dehydrogenase encodes MFDFTFHNPTKIQFGRGKEQNIGLYMREFDAKRTLLIYGSDRIKKDGLFGAVVASLKENGIEFIELGGVVSNPVLSKVYEGIELARKFNADSVLSVGGGSCLDSAKAIAAGALYEGDVWDFFTGKDPNRALKIFDVITLAATGSEMNSGAVVTNEATKQKFSIRGDVLYPLVSVVNPQLQASVSREYLAYSAADVIAHSIEGYFTASVQPGIINLYIEANIKTVMKTTEILLADPDNYDARAEFAWAATMALNGLTYVGTHGYSYPNHMLEHAMSAVVNCAHGAGLAVIMPAWMKWYKSRNLGAFERFAREIFGVNSADDGIDAFKAWLSKIGAPVSLKAVGIEGETLDEAINLAYDYAANWRKDKLYTKENIKEIFELAK; translated from the coding sequence ATGTTTGACTTCACTTTTCACAACCCCACTAAAATACAATTCGGCAGAGGCAAAGAGCAAAATATCGGGCTTTATATGCGCGAATTTGATGCTAAAAGAACCCTACTGATCTACGGCAGCGACCGCATCAAAAAAGACGGACTCTTTGGCGCAGTAGTAGCAAGCCTAAAAGAAAACGGCATAGAGTTTATAGAGCTTGGCGGCGTAGTTAGCAACCCCGTGCTAAGCAAAGTTTACGAAGGCATCGAGCTAGCTAGGAAATTTAACGCCGATAGCGTGCTAAGCGTAGGCGGAGGCTCCTGTCTAGATAGCGCCAAAGCTATCGCCGCGGGTGCGCTATATGAAGGCGACGTGTGGGATTTTTTCACGGGCAAGGACCCGAACCGCGCGCTAAAAATTTTTGACGTCATCACCCTTGCGGCGACCGGCAGCGAGATGAACTCGGGTGCTGTCGTGACAAACGAAGCCACGAAGCAAAAATTCTCCATCCGCGGCGACGTCCTATATCCGCTAGTCTCAGTTGTAAACCCGCAACTACAAGCCAGCGTGAGCCGCGAGTATCTGGCCTACTCTGCCGCCGACGTCATCGCGCACAGCATCGAGGGCTACTTCACCGCAAGCGTGCAGCCAGGCATCATCAATCTCTACATCGAAGCCAACATCAAAACCGTGATGAAAACGACCGAAATTTTACTCGCCGATCCCGACAACTACGATGCTAGAGCCGAGTTTGCCTGGGCGGCGACGATGGCGCTAAACGGACTAACATACGTCGGCACGCACGGCTACTCCTACCCCAACCACATGCTCGAGCACGCCATGAGCGCGGTCGTAAACTGCGCGCACGGAGCGGGTCTAGCAGTCATAATGCCTGCGTGGATGAAGTGGTATAAGAGCCGAAATTTGGGCGCTTTCGAGCGTTTTGCGCGGGAGATTTTCGGCGTAAACTCAGCCGACGATGGTATCGACGCCTTTAAAGCGTGGCTTAGCAAAATCGGCGCTCCAGTTAGCCTAAAAGCCGTCGGCATAGAGGGCGAGACGCTAGATGAGGCCATAAATTTAGCCTACGACTACGCGGCAAACTGGCGCAAAGATAAGCTATACACGAAGGAAAATATCAAAGAGATTTTTGAGCTGGCAAAGTAA
- the yedF gene encoding sulfurtransferase-like selenium metabolism protein YedF — translation MHEDDFEISYTLDILGEACPMPAVATLEILPKMKSGEVLEVLCDCPQAINSIPYDARNRGFEVLKIEQDGPTLRFIIKKP, via the coding sequence ATGCATGAAGACGATTTTGAAATAAGCTATACACTCGATATCCTAGGCGAGGCTTGCCCTATGCCAGCCGTCGCGACACTAGAAATCCTACCGAAAATGAAAAGCGGCGAGGTGCTAGAAGTGCTTTGCGACTGCCCGCAGGCGATAAACTCGATCCCTTACGACGCGAGAAATAGGGGCTTTGAGGTGCTTAAAATCGAGCAAGATGGCCCGACGCTTAGATTTATCATCAAAAAGCCTTAA
- the yedE gene encoding selenium metabolism membrane protein YedE/FdhT, whose amino-acid sequence MQRKFMFKEFRTKYLTNFWNVGQAMIILAIVATVYFGIFGGGWAVTGEMTRWGGEFLELFGMDLSGYSYYKITNLDGNPLTRFEGLMLIGMFVGATIAAFMANKVKFRLPASKIRVFQAIVGGLLSGFGARLAFGCNLLDFFTGLPYFSLHTWLFAVFMVLGIYVAVKVGKLPIFMPKTELKSFGPKGKGTTHDKGRADRNFAIGVIIAILAIIWFAYLLMQAPVLDLKVKASILPLGLLFGLVFGFIISKGQICFTSCFRDLFLFGRDVATKGAFYGMIIATLIVFVLMLNGYVGKVTNFSPAVAIGAFLFGFGIVFAGGCECGWTYRATEGQLHFMIVGVANVVGTMVLALSYDAIPAWIKDGPKIQLLEVFGPLGGLAVNLCLFVSALLLVFIYKRNFFAKGGY is encoded by the coding sequence ATGCAAAGAAAATTTATGTTTAAAGAATTTAGAACGAAATATCTAACAAATTTCTGGAACGTCGGGCAGGCGATGATTATCTTAGCCATCGTCGCGACCGTGTATTTTGGGATTTTTGGAGGCGGATGGGCCGTAACTGGCGAGATGACGCGCTGGGGCGGCGAGTTTTTGGAGCTTTTCGGGATGGATCTTAGCGGCTACTCCTACTACAAGATCACGAACCTTGACGGCAACCCGCTCACGCGCTTTGAGGGACTTATGCTAATAGGCATGTTCGTGGGCGCCACGATCGCGGCCTTTATGGCAAATAAAGTCAAATTTCGCCTACCCGCAAGCAAAATTCGCGTTTTTCAGGCTATCGTCGGCGGCTTGCTTTCGGGCTTTGGCGCGCGTCTGGCTTTCGGCTGCAACTTGCTTGATTTTTTCACCGGACTGCCGTATTTTTCGCTACATACGTGGCTTTTTGCCGTGTTTATGGTGCTTGGCATCTACGTCGCCGTCAAGGTCGGCAAGCTGCCTATCTTTATGCCTAAAACCGAGCTTAAAAGCTTCGGCCCAAAAGGCAAGGGCACGACGCACGACAAAGGCCGCGCCGACCGAAATTTCGCCATCGGCGTGATTATCGCGATTTTAGCGATTATATGGTTTGCGTATCTTTTAATGCAGGCGCCGGTGCTTGATCTAAAAGTCAAAGCTAGCATCTTGCCGCTTGGACTGCTTTTCGGGCTGGTTTTCGGCTTTATCATCTCAAAGGGTCAAATTTGCTTTACTTCGTGCTTTCGCGACCTGTTTTTGTTCGGCAGGGACGTCGCGACGAAGGGCGCTTTTTACGGCATGATCATCGCCACGCTCATCGTTTTCGTGCTGATGCTAAACGGCTACGTCGGCAAGGTTACGAATTTCTCGCCAGCTGTTGCGATCGGAGCGTTTTTGTTCGGTTTCGGCATCGTATTTGCGGGCGGCTGCGAGTGCGGCTGGACGTATAGAGCTACCGAGGGGCAGCTACACTTTATGATCGTTGGCGTCGCAAACGTCGTAGGAACCATGGTGTTAGCCCTTAGCTACGACGCGATACCTGCGTGGATCAAAGACGGCCCGAAAATCCAGCTTTTAGAGGTATTCGGTCCGCTGGGCGGCTTAGCGGTAAATTTATGCCTGTTCGTTTCGGCGCTGCTGCTAGTGTTTATCTACAAACGAAATTTCTTCGCCAAAGGAGGCTACTAA
- a CDS encoding UDP-glucuronic acid decarboxylase family protein, translating to MSKTILITGGAGFIGSHLCARFVKERHNVLCVDNFSTGARANIAHLKNYPNFTLIEHDVTESIDYCIDEIYNLACPASPVKYQADPVKTIETCVFGTANCLRLAKKYGAKMLQASTSEVYGDPNQHPQREDYWGNVNPIGIRACYDEGKRAAEALCSSYKRQYDVDVKIARLFNCYGPNMAENDGRVISNFVVQSLKNKDITIFGSGAQTRSFCYIDDVIDALAMFANTDKDIMGPVNIGNPDEYSIKEIAYMIASLTNSKSSIIHKELPSDDPKRRKPDITLAKELLGWSPKIGIKDGLERTIAYFKNLNLRQLNQAH from the coding sequence ATGAGTAAAACAATCTTGATTACCGGAGGGGCCGGCTTTATCGGGTCGCATTTATGTGCGAGGTTTGTCAAAGAACGCCATAATGTACTGTGTGTCGATAATTTTAGTACCGGAGCGAGAGCCAATATAGCTCATCTAAAAAATTATCCAAATTTTACTCTTATCGAGCATGATGTTACCGAGTCTATCGACTATTGCATCGATGAAATTTATAATCTAGCATGTCCGGCTTCGCCGGTAAAATATCAGGCAGACCCCGTAAAGACTATTGAGACTTGCGTATTTGGCACGGCAAATTGCTTGCGTCTTGCAAAAAAATACGGAGCAAAAATGTTGCAAGCTTCGACAAGCGAAGTATACGGCGACCCAAATCAACATCCGCAAAGAGAGGATTACTGGGGAAATGTAAATCCTATCGGCATTAGGGCTTGCTACGATGAAGGAAAAAGGGCTGCCGAGGCCTTATGTAGTAGTTATAAGCGGCAATACGACGTCGACGTAAAAATTGCGCGCCTTTTTAACTGTTACGGTCCCAATATGGCAGAAAATGATGGACGAGTAATTAGTAACTTTGTAGTGCAATCTCTTAAAAATAAAGATATAACGATCTTTGGCAGCGGAGCGCAAACAAGAAGTTTTTGCTATATTGATGACGTAATAGATGCGCTTGCGATGTTTGCAAATACCGACAAAGATATAATGGGTCCCGTTAATATCGGTAATCCGGATGAATATAGCATAAAAGAGATAGCCTATATGATCGCTTCTTTAACAAATTCAAAATCATCCATCATACACAAAGAGCTCCCGTCCGATGATCCTAAAAGAAGAAAGCCGGATATTACTCTTGCAAAAGAGTTGCTTGGCTGGAGCCCTAAAATAGGCATTAAAGACGGACTGGAACGCACAATAGCATATTTTAAAAATTTAAATTTGCGCCAATTAAATCAAGCGCATTGA
- a CDS encoding glycosyltransferase family A protein — translation MKKPRIGVIIASSSNRNDLLFSRSLYSVLNQNQSPDHILIVDDNQNESVSKDIERRILELKNNKIHDIKNSRTPHMSGTGAWNSGIKWYEKIFTEDDYVAILDDDDSWCKEYIDSCYNAVTSSPKMPDAVFAFIKRSDCDTCSFFGVEDININNFLKGNPGIQGSNMFFRFGVLRSIGGFDEMLASCTDRDLMIRFLQKYSNKNIKIVPIALINHFVSKDSVTSNFTTKTDGLNSFHIKYIRLYSQDLLDQALQRAKRLFSYQESDNIKKIFNLIHKYLKTEKIVIGVAVHNNKNTLRRCLESILAQKDVKRDVWILIMDDNSGDGWKNSVSDILRNEKVIVVGTKNYHAAKTRNDINRYIKTLFENVAFIGRLDADDEYADQTVLSKIEHIFNERKFDVAVAGNYLRLDGKIIDRVNIATPKLADMTYLLNRLKQMSEGIAEAELPSCNVFMTPNSLQDYPEISSAEDHFLLVRLLLNDKNLKIEFAEDILLTIYNLSGNKTADNKQTEKYLNARKQLYEEAMRLCKMKQEN, via the coding sequence ATGAAAAAGCCTAGAATCGGCGTGATAATAGCTTCATCTTCAAATAGAAATGATTTACTTTTTTCACGCTCATTATATTCTGTTTTGAATCAAAACCAAAGCCCCGATCATATCCTTATCGTCGACGATAATCAAAATGAATCAGTAAGCAAAGACATAGAGCGGAGAATTTTAGAACTAAAAAATAACAAAATTCATGACATAAAAAACTCACGAACCCCGCATATGAGTGGAACAGGGGCTTGGAATTCCGGAATTAAATGGTATGAAAAAATTTTTACCGAAGATGATTATGTGGCAATTTTAGATGACGATGATAGCTGGTGCAAAGAATATATCGATAGTTGTTATAATGCGGTGACGTCATCGCCTAAAATGCCTGATGCCGTCTTTGCCTTTATAAAACGCAGCGATTGTGATACGTGTAGTTTCTTTGGTGTAGAAGATATAAACATTAATAACTTTTTGAAAGGTAATCCCGGTATTCAGGGCAGTAACATGTTTTTTCGTTTCGGTGTTTTAAGAAGCATAGGCGGCTTTGACGAAATGCTTGCAAGTTGTACAGATAGGGACTTGATGATTCGTTTTTTGCAAAAGTATTCAAATAAAAATATAAAGATTGTCCCAATAGCACTTATTAATCACTTTGTTTCAAAAGATAGTGTTACGTCAAATTTTACTACTAAAACAGATGGTTTAAATAGCTTTCATATAAAATATATCAGGCTCTACTCTCAAGACTTGCTTGATCAAGCTTTACAAAGAGCCAAGAGGCTTTTTAGTTATCAAGAGTCCGATAATATTAAAAAAATTTTTAATCTTATTCACAAATATTTAAAAACGGAAAAGATAGTGATTGGAGTTGCAGTCCACAATAATAAAAATACTTTACGTCGCTGTTTGGAGTCGATTCTTGCGCAAAAGGACGTAAAACGCGATGTTTGGATTTTGATAATGGATGATAATTCCGGCGACGGTTGGAAAAACAGCGTTAGCGATATCCTTAGAAACGAAAAAGTAATAGTTGTAGGTACGAAAAATTATCACGCAGCCAAAACGAGAAACGATATAAATCGCTATATAAAAACTCTTTTTGAAAATGTAGCTTTTATAGGACGACTAGATGCCGACGATGAATATGCAGATCAAACGGTTCTTTCAAAGATAGAGCATATATTTAATGAAAGAAAGTTTGATGTTGCGGTAGCGGGAAACTATCTTAGGCTTGATGGAAAAATTATTGACCGGGTTAATATAGCAACGCCAAAGCTAGCCGATATGACATATCTTTTAAATCGTTTGAAACAGATGAGCGAAGGTATCGCCGAGGCTGAGCTTCCGTCTTGCAATGTTTTTATGACGCCAAATAGCCTGCAAGATTATCCTGAAATTTCAAGTGCAGAAGATCATTTTTTACTTGTGCGGCTTTTGCTCAATGATAAAAATTTAAAAATAGAATTTGCCGAGGATATTTTACTCACGATCTATAATCTAAGCGGAAACAAAACGGCAGATAATAAACAAACAGAAAAGTACTTAAACGCAAGGAAACAACTATACGAGGAAGCGATGCGGCTATGCAAGATGAAGCAAGAAAATTAA
- the ilvD gene encoding dihydroxy-acid dehydratase, which yields MRSDIIKKGYTRAPHRSLLRATGLKDEDFEKPFIGVANSFIEIIPGHFFLNKYSEILKDEIRKNGCVPFEFNCIGVDDGIAMGHSGMLYSLPSRELIANSIETVMNAHALDALVCMPNCDKIVPGMVMGALRVNVPTVFVSGGPMKKGYTKKGEPIDLSTAFEAVGKFETKEISAEELKEIECKACPSGGSCSGMFTANSMNTLCEAMGIALKGNGTVPALTPEREELIRQAGRRICEIALDEKYKIRNIVNEKSIQNALVVDMAMGGSSNTVLHILAIAREAGVNLQIASLNDISRKIAHIAKISPSLPNIHMEDIDRAGGLSAVINEISRRDNGLLDLGAPTVTGESLGERVGASVIKDEEVIHKVENAYSDVGGLAILFGNLAEQGCVIKTAGIIGERKFSGKAVCFNSQDEAIEGISKGKVGKGDVVVIRYEGPRGGPGMQEMLSPTSLIMGRGLGADVALITDGRFSGATRGLSIGHVSPEAAEGGMIGLIEDGDVIDIDVDTYAINVRLSEAEISERRAKFKPIEKPLPFRWLRMYRKLVTNASNGAILEA from the coding sequence TTGAGAAGCGACATCATCAAAAAAGGCTATACGCGCGCGCCGCACAGAAGCTTGCTAAGAGCGACCGGGCTAAAGGACGAGGACTTTGAAAAGCCGTTTATCGGCGTGGCAAACAGCTTCATAGAGATCATTCCGGGGCACTTTTTCCTCAACAAATACTCCGAAATTTTAAAAGACGAGATCCGCAAAAACGGCTGCGTGCCCTTTGAGTTTAACTGCATCGGCGTGGACGACGGTATCGCGATGGGGCACAGCGGGATGCTTTACAGTCTGCCTAGTCGCGAGCTCATCGCAAATTCGATCGAAACGGTTATGAACGCGCATGCTCTAGACGCTCTAGTTTGCATGCCAAACTGCGATAAAATCGTACCGGGCATGGTGATGGGCGCGCTTCGCGTGAACGTACCGACGGTTTTTGTTAGCGGCGGCCCGATGAAAAAGGGCTACACCAAAAAAGGCGAGCCGATCGACCTATCCACGGCGTTTGAGGCTGTGGGTAAATTTGAAACCAAAGAGATCAGCGCCGAGGAGCTAAAAGAGATCGAGTGCAAAGCCTGTCCAAGCGGCGGCAGCTGCTCGGGGATGTTTACGGCAAACTCGATGAATACGCTATGCGAAGCGATGGGTATCGCGCTAAAAGGCAACGGCACCGTGCCTGCGCTAACTCCGGAGCGCGAGGAGCTCATCAGGCAGGCCGGGCGGCGAATTTGCGAGATCGCGCTAGATGAAAAATATAAAATCCGCAACATCGTGAACGAAAAATCGATCCAAAACGCCCTCGTAGTCGATATGGCGATGGGCGGCAGCAGCAACACCGTGCTGCACATCCTAGCTATCGCGCGCGAAGCGGGGGTAAATTTACAGATCGCAAGCCTAAACGACATCAGCCGTAAGATCGCTCATATCGCTAAAATCAGCCCTAGCCTGCCAAATATCCACATGGAGGACATCGACCGCGCGGGCGGTCTAAGCGCCGTGATAAACGAGATTTCGCGCCGCGACAACGGCCTGCTGGATCTAGGCGCACCGACCGTAACGGGCGAGAGCCTAGGCGAGCGCGTGGGCGCTAGCGTCATAAAAGACGAAGAGGTCATCCATAAGGTCGAAAACGCCTATTCGGACGTGGGCGGACTAGCGATTTTGTTCGGAAATTTAGCCGAGCAAGGCTGCGTCATAAAAACAGCAGGCATCATCGGCGAGCGTAAATTTAGCGGCAAGGCCGTGTGTTTTAACAGCCAAGACGAGGCGATAGAGGGTATCTCAAAGGGCAAAGTCGGCAAAGGCGACGTGGTCGTCATCCGCTACGAAGGGCCGCGTGGAGGCCCGGGCATGCAAGAGATGCTAAGTCCTACGAGCCTAATCATGGGGCGAGGGCTGGGAGCAGACGTGGCTCTCATCACGGACGGGCGTTTTAGCGGCGCGACGAGAGGGCTAAGTATCGGACACGTAAGCCCCGAAGCTGCCGAGGGCGGCATGATCGGTCTAATAGAGGACGGCGACGTCATCGACATCGACGTGGATACGTACGCGATAAACGTGCGTCTAAGCGAAGCCGAAATCTCAGAGCGCAGAGCTAAATTTAAGCCGATCGAAAAACCGTTGCCGTTTCGCTGGCTACGAATGTATCGCAAGCTGGTAACCAACGCTAGCAACGGAGCGATTTTGGAGGCGTAA
- a CDS encoding MBOAT family O-acyltransferase — MLFNSFAFIVFFLPITFSIYFILNKFKLIQLSILWLTVASLFFYGYWNFIYIPLILCSITFNFYVGHLLCNHPSRKKLILWAGVAANLALLAYYKYTDFLIANFNGIFGADVPLHHVILPLGISFFTFTQIAFLVDCYHEKVKEPSFLRYALFVTYFPHLLAGPIIHHAEMMPQFANLRLKHINYKNLSIGLFLFSIGLFKKVVVADFFARFALHGFDVYTTLSMSEAWITSLSYTFQLYFDFSGYTDMAIGISYMFNIVLPINFNSPYKALNIQDFWHRWHMTLSRFLRDYIYIPLGGNRRGEYRTYANVFAVFLLGGLWHGAGWMFIIWGALHGFAMMICRFYGAHFRPMNKFLAWFITFNFINITWIFFRARDLDSAMKVLKGMFDFSSVKINFNYLEYISNSLGYNQINFMETPQIAIGTFCAIMGITLLVTIFGRNSNEMAARAKFGFLTALFTAFLLALVFAFSSGAQESPFLYFNF; from the coding sequence ATGCTTTTTAATTCATTTGCATTCATCGTTTTTTTCTTGCCGATTACTTTTAGCATTTATTTTATATTAAATAAATTTAAGCTAATCCAACTAAGCATTTTATGGCTTACTGTCGCCTCATTGTTTTTCTATGGATATTGGAATTTTATTTATATTCCGCTTATTTTATGTTCGATCACGTTTAACTTCTACGTCGGTCATCTTCTTTGCAATCACCCTTCCCGCAAAAAGCTTATTTTATGGGCGGGCGTCGCGGCAAATTTAGCCTTGCTGGCCTACTACAAATACACCGATTTTTTGATAGCGAATTTTAACGGAATTTTCGGCGCCGACGTGCCGTTGCATCACGTTATTTTGCCTCTTGGCATCAGCTTTTTTACCTTTACGCAAATAGCGTTTTTGGTAGATTGCTACCATGAAAAAGTAAAAGAACCCAGCTTCCTTCGCTACGCGCTTTTCGTTACGTATTTCCCGCATCTTTTAGCCGGTCCTATCATCCACCACGCCGAGATGATGCCGCAGTTTGCAAATTTACGTTTAAAGCACATAAACTATAAAAATTTAAGCATCGGACTTTTTTTATTTTCGATCGGACTTTTTAAAAAGGTCGTAGTGGCCGATTTTTTCGCTAGATTTGCCCTTCACGGTTTTGACGTGTATACGACTCTTAGCATGAGCGAGGCATGGATCACGAGCCTTAGCTACACTTTTCAGCTATATTTTGACTTTAGCGGTTACACCGATATGGCGATCGGCATTTCATATATGTTTAACATTGTCCTGCCAATAAATTTCAACTCCCCCTACAAAGCGCTAAATATCCAAGACTTTTGGCACAGATGGCATATGACGCTCTCGAGATTTTTACGCGACTACATCTATATCCCGCTAGGCGGTAACCGCAGAGGCGAATACCGCACTTACGCTAACGTTTTTGCGGTGTTTTTGCTAGGCGGACTTTGGCATGGAGCGGGCTGGATGTTTATCATCTGGGGCGCGCTACACGGGTTTGCGATGATGATTTGCAGATTTTACGGCGCGCATTTTCGCCCGATGAATAAATTTCTAGCCTGGTTTATAACGTTTAACTTTATAAATATCACTTGGATATTTTTCCGCGCCAGAGACCTAGATAGCGCGATGAAAGTGCTAAAAGGCATGTTTGATTTTAGCTCGGTTAAGATAAATTTTAACTACTTAGAGTACATAAGCAACTCTCTGGGATACAATCAAATAAATTTTATGGAAACACCGCAAATAGCCATTGGTACGTTTTGCGCTATTATGGGTATTACGCTTTTGGTTACGATTTTTGGGCGAAACTCGAATGAAATGGCCGCTAGAGCAAAATTTGGCTTTCTTACCGCGCTCTTTACGGCGTTTTTGTTGGCTTTGGTTTTTGCTTTTAGCTCCGGTGCGCAGGAGTCACCGTTTTTGTATTTTAACTTTTAG
- a CDS encoding SLC13 family permease gives MLTNPVVISIIVMTALCLLRFNILLSILVSALVAGLIYHGGFGGVGAFLGALKATTSTLITGMSGNLETSLSYILLGALAAAIADTNLTAILINAVSKALAKTSTYFALIIAAIACLSQNLIPVHIAFIPILIPPLLPLMNRLGIDRRAVACALTFGLKAPYVSLSVGFGLIFHGIIQKELANNGVTVQMSQISDVMWIGGASMLVGLFLAIFVFYRKRRDYAHTKFETSEEREAQIAASLEMTKKEWAVLGGAVVAFGVQIYTESMPLGALLGLLVMIVLGGIEYRKIDKIMDSGLAMMGFIAFIMLVAAGFGSVLRESGGIEQLVGFASEVVGGKIGGAILMLAIGLLVTMGIGTSFGTIPIIAAIYVPFSLSLGFSPAAIILLVGIAAALGDAGSPASDSTLGPTSGLNADGQHNHIYDTCVPTFIFFNIPLLIGGVIGAMIL, from the coding sequence ATGCTAACTAATCCCGTCGTAATCAGCATCATCGTGATGACCGCGCTTTGTTTGCTAAGGTTTAACATCCTGCTTTCCATCCTCGTCTCCGCTCTAGTCGCGGGACTCATCTATCACGGCGGATTTGGGGGCGTAGGGGCCTTTTTGGGCGCGCTAAAGGCGACTACTTCGACGCTGATAACGGGTATGAGCGGCAACCTAGAAACCTCGCTCAGCTACATCCTGCTAGGCGCGCTTGCAGCCGCGATAGCCGACACGAACCTAACCGCGATCCTCATAAATGCCGTTAGCAAGGCTCTAGCAAAAACCAGCACTTATTTCGCGCTTATCATAGCCGCGATCGCGTGCTTGTCGCAAAATTTGATTCCCGTACATATCGCTTTCATCCCGATTCTCATTCCGCCGCTTTTGCCGCTGATGAACCGCCTAGGTATCGACCGCCGAGCCGTGGCGTGCGCTCTTACTTTCGGACTAAAGGCGCCGTATGTGAGCCTTAGCGTCGGTTTTGGCCTTATCTTTCACGGTATCATCCAAAAAGAGCTAGCAAACAACGGCGTAACGGTGCAGATGAGCCAGATCTCGGACGTGATGTGGATAGGCGGAGCCTCGATGCTAGTCGGACTCTTTTTGGCGATTTTCGTCTTTTACCGCAAAAGACGCGACTACGCGCATACTAAATTTGAAACGAGCGAAGAGAGGGAGGCGCAGATAGCTGCAAGCCTAGAAATGACTAAAAAAGAGTGGGCGGTGCTAGGCGGCGCGGTAGTAGCCTTTGGGGTGCAAATTTATACCGAAAGTATGCCTCTTGGCGCTCTTCTTGGGCTTTTAGTCATGATAGTTTTGGGCGGTATCGAGTACCGTAAGATCGATAAAATCATGGACAGCGGCCTAGCGATGATGGGCTTTATCGCATTTATCATGCTAGTTGCCGCAGGCTTTGGCTCGGTTTTGCGCGAGAGCGGCGGCATCGAGCAGCTAGTGGGTTTTGCTAGCGAGGTGGTGGGCGGCAAAATAGGCGGCGCGATACTGATGCTAGCTATCGGTTTGCTAGTTACCATGGGCATCGGCACGAGCTTTGGTACGATACCGATCATTGCGGCGATCTACGTGCCGTTTTCGCTGTCGCTGGGATTTTCTCCGGCGGCTATTATCTTGCTAGTTGGTATCGCGGCGGCTCTGGGCGATGCGGGCAGTCCCGCTAGCGATAGCACGCTAGGGCCAACAAGCGGCCTAAACGCCGACGGCCAGCACAATCACATCTACGATACGTGCGTGCCGACTTTCATCTTCTTTAATATACCGCTGCTAATCGGCGGCGTAATCGGTGCGATGATTTTGTAA